The genomic region GCCACCGCCGCGCTGCGCTTCCCCGGCGTCTCCGCCGGAGCCGCGCGCTGGCTCGCGGAGCAGCGCCGCGTGCGCGCGGTCGGGATCGACACCGCCAGCATCGATCCCGGCGTCTCGACCCGCTTCGAGGCGCACCAGGCGCTCGCGGCCGCCGGGGTGCCGGGCCTCGAGAACCTGACGGGCCTCGACCGCCTGCCGGCCCGCGGCTTCTCGGTGGTGGCGCTGCCGATGAAGATCCGCGGCGGCTCCGGAGCCCCGCTGCGCGCGATCGCGATCGTGCCCGCCCCCGACACGCGCTAGTTCTCGCTCGAGCAGCGAGCGGGTCGCCCTTCTCACGGGCCGGCGCGAGCCCGGACGCCGCTCGACGAGCGGACCCCGACCCGGTCGTGGAACCGGCCCGGCGCTGCGCCCAGGATCTCGGCGTCCGGCCGCGGAAGCTCGACGCGGCCCGCCCCACCTTCGCGACCCTGGCCCGTCCCGATCCGTCTCGGGCTCGGGAAGCGGATCCCGAACACGGCGGCGCCCCCGGCGCAAGGGCGCGGGGGCGCTACGAATTCCTGGAGCACGAGACGGGATTTGAACCCGCGACCCTCACGTTGGCAAGGCGTCGGAAGCCCAGGAAATAGCGAGAGGTTGCAGCTCCTGCATTGCCACGGCATGCGAGGAGCGGCGGCAGCCGGCAGGCAATACGTCTCGGCGTCTCCATCCGTCTCCGAGGGCAGGCCTGCCGCTGGCGGATCCGGCGGTATCGTCCCGTGACGGAGGCGCCATGACCCGCTTCGAACGCATCACATCCGACCCCGAGCGAATGAACGGCCAACCCTGCATCCGTAGCCTGCGCCTCACCGTGCGCCGCGTCCTCGAAGCGCTCGCCATCTACCCGGACCGCGAGGCTCTCCGTCGCGAGTATCCGGAGCTCGAGGACGAGGACATCCGCCAGGCCCTCGCCTATGCGGCCGCAGCGCTCGACGACCGGTTGCTCGATCTGCCGAGATCGGCTTGAGGCTCTTGCTCGATCAGGGTCTCCCGCGCAGCACGGTGGAGCGTTTGAGCGAGCGCGGAATCGAGACTGTGCACGCCGCGGATGTCGGGCTCGCTGCCGCGCCAGATGCCTCGATCCTCTCCTTCGCCCGCGAAGAGGGTCGCGTCGTCGTGACGCTGGACGCGGACTTCCACGCGCTTCTCGTTCGATCGGGCGAGGGAGCGCCGTCCGTGATTCGACTCCGCATCGACCGCGCGACGGCGGAGCTCGTGACCGAGCTGGTCGTGTTGGTGCTGGATCGCTGTCGCGAGGACCTCGAGAACGGCGCGATGGTTTCGACGAATGGCGCGCGCGTGCGCGTGCGGCGACTCGTCGGAACGCGCTGAGACGACACGGACAAGACGACCAAGCGGGCTGTTGTCGAGGGCGTTCCCCGTTATGGCAAGACCGTCCGGGGAGCGAACTCCAAGCCGGCAGGCCACCTCCTGGCCACCTTCTGACGTTGCGACCACGATCGCGCCGAAGTGGTCGGCGATCCGCCTCGCCGGGCCGGGCAGATCGGGACGGCCCAGGGCACCGTCGAGAAGGTCTCCAGGTTCTCATGTCCGAGATCCAGGTGTTCGACATGGCTGGCGCCACCGCGCCGCTGGCGGCGAGCTGTGAGCCGACCACTGCCAGCTCCGGCGCTCGAACACCCTGCGGGCCGCGCGCCTCTGCGCGCACGCGCGGCCCGTGCGGCACGGGCCTTGCTCTCATTCGACCCATGATGCGGCGCCAATGGTGAGCGAGGATTTCGAGAAGGCCATCCGCCTGGCCGATCGACTCGCTCCGGCCCAAGAAAGCCGCAGTGGTCCTTGGGCTCTCCGAGCGCACCTTTCGAGCGCTCCTGCCCTCGCTCCCTCACCTTCGCGCCGGCGGCGCCATCCTCGTTCCCGTGGACGCACTCCGGCGCTGACTCGACCAGCAGGCCGCGCAGGATCCGAAGCGAATCGAGGCGGTCGTGAGCGAGACGCTCCGATCGATTCGAGGTTGATGGGTCAATGGCCGCCGGCCGATTCTCCGGCCCGGTGGCAGCGCGCAAGAAGGCATCCGGCCGGGGCGGCTGGCGCCCGGGGGCGGGCAGAAAGCCGGCGTTCGAGGACTCCGTCGACCGCACGATCCGCTTCGAGCGACGGGACCTGGGAGCGCTCGAGGGGCTGGCGACGGCGCGCGGCTTGACGACCTCGGATCTCGTCCGGGAGGCGGTCCGGGTCTACCTGGCCCGGAGTCGGGCGCGATGAGCGCGAAGGTGATCTGGTACCGGGACGTGGTGGGTGCGCACGCACTACCACGGCAGGAAGCGCGACCGGCGGATCGGACCCGGCAAGGTCGACAGGAAGACCGCCGAGAAGATCGCGGCGCAGATCAACGCGAAGCTCTCGCCCTCGGCGAGTTCGCGGCCGAGGACAAGGCCGAACCGGCACCCCAGCCGATCCTGTTCGGCACCCGAGCCCGGGAGTGGCACCGGCTCTACGCGGTCACCTTCAAGCCGCGCTTCCACAAAACCTCGCTCGCGATCCTCGACAACCACTTGGTGCCCTACTTCGGGGAGCGAGACCTGCGCGACATCTCCGAAGCGGACCTCCTCGAGTACATCCGGCGGAAGCTCGACGCGGGACAGAAGCCGGCAACGATCCTGACGGCGCTCTCCGTCCTACGCCGGGTGCTCAACCTGGCCGCGCGCGACGGCGTGATCGCCCGCAATCCGGCGAACGGCGTCGGGCAGCTCATCGCACGCGCGGCTCGCCGGGAGGACCCCGAGGTCGCGATCGTCGATGCCTGGACCCGGGACGAGGCCGAGGCGCTCCGCCGCGCCCAGACGCTCGGGGTCCGGCCGCTCAAGCTCCACGCGGGCGGCCACACGTTCGCGACCCTGGCGCTCGAAGCCGGCCGCAGCATCCGCCTCGTAGCCGAGCAGCTGGGCCACGCGAACCCGGCGCTGACCCTCCGGGTCTACGCCCATGCGGTGCCCGTCGAGGGCGGCGACCTCTCGTTCGCGGACTTCGGAGCGACCGGGGACGTCTCCGGACGTCTCTATTCGTCTCCGCCTCTCGAAGCGGATCCCGAACACGGCAGCGCCCCCGGCGCAAGGGCGCGGGGGCGCTACGAATTCCTGGAGCACGAGACGGGATTTGAACCCGCGACCCTCACGTTGGCAACGTGATGCTCTACCACTGAGCTACTCGTGCGGACCGGGGGGAGGTACGGGACGGGCGGGCCGGCGTCAAGGCCGGCGTCAGGGGCGCGGAGCGCCGGGCGCAGCGGGGGCAGCGGGCGGCGCCGGAGGCGTCGGGGCGGTCGGGGCGATCGGGGCGGTCGTGGGGTGTGGGGCCACCCGGGTGCCGTCGTGCAGGCGGTCGCTCGGGTGGAGGATCACGGTCTCGCCCTCGGCGAGGCCGCCCCGGATCCCGGTCTGGAAGGCGCCCTGCTCGCCGGCCTCGACGAGGCGCTCGCGCGCCCGCCCCTGCTCGACGACGAAGACCGCCCACTCCTCACCCGCGCGGAACAGGGCGCTCGCGGGGACCTGGAGGACGTCGGGGGCCTCCCAGACGACGATCCGCACCTCGACGCGGTAGCCGTCGCCGAGCCGGGGCTCGGGGCGGAGCAGGTCCGAGATCACGTTCACGCGCTGCTCCTCGACGCCGAGCGCGGAGATCTTCGTGAAGCCCGAGGGCTCGACGCGCCGCACCCGCGCCTCGAGCGCGCCCGGGCCGCCCCAGTCCTCGATGCGCACGCGGTCGCCAGGCGACACGCGAACGGCGTCGCGCGAGAGCAGGTCCGACACGATCTCGAGCGCGTGGGGGTCGCCGATCTCGACGAGCGGCGTGCCGGGGGCGACGATCCGCTCGCTCTCCTCGAGCACGCGCAGGACCTCCCCGGCGACCGGAGCGCGTGCGGCCACGCACGGGGTGTCGCCGGCGCACGGCACCCCCGCGCCGGAGCCGTCCCCGGACGCAGCGGTCCCGCCGCCGGCTGCGATCAGGAGGGCCCGCGCCGCCTCCACCTCGTGCCGCGCGGCGTCGGCCGCGTAGCGCGCCTCCTCGTGCTCGCGCGCGGCGCTGGTCTCGGCAAGGCGCGCCTGCTCGCGCGCGTCGTCGCTGAGGGTGCCGGCGCGGTGCAGGCGCTCGGCGCGCGCGGCGTCGCGCTGTGCCTGGGCGAGCGCCGCCTCCGCGAGCTCGACGCGCGCCGCGGCGGCGCTCTCGGAGGCCTGCGCGGCCTCGAGCCGGGCCTGCGCCGCCGCGAGGTCGCGAGGGCCCAGGGGAGCGGGCTCGATGCGCGCCACGACCGCGCCGGCCGCGACCGGGTCGCCCTCTTCGAGCGCGATGCGCAGCAGGCGCCCGGCGGTCGGCGCCGCCACCACGTAGCGCTCGCGCACGCGCGTCTCGCCCTCCTCGTCGACGGTGACCTCGAGCGGGCCGCGCCGCGCCGCCGCCACGTCCACCGCGATCGGCTGCGGGCGCCACAGCCAGTAGATCCCCAGGGCGGCGGCGGCCACCGCCGCACCCCACCCGACCGGGCGCCCCCACGACCGGCGCCTCACTCGCGGGTCTTCAGCACCTCGACCAGGTCGATCCGGTCGAGGCGCAGGCGCACGGCCAGGCCCGAGGCGAGCGCCGCGAGCGCCACCACGAGCAGCGCGAAGGCGAAGGTGCGCTCGCTCACGACGAGCGGCATGCGGAAGAGCTCCCACTGGTAGGACGCCGCCAGGGCGGCGCACAGGCGATAGCCGATCCAGAAGCCGAGCGGGATCGCGGCCACGGTGAGGAGCGCCTGCTCGCCGAGCAGGAGGAGCGCCACCTCGCGGCGCGTGAAGCCGAGCACGCGCAGGCTCGCGAGCTCGCGGCTGCGCTCGGAGAGCGCGATGCGCGCCGCGTTGTAGACCATCGCCGCGGCGATCACCGCGGCGAAGGTGACGAGCACGGTCGTGAAGACGCCGAGGCTCCGCGCGAGCGTGTCCTCGAAGCCCTGGAGCGCTGCGCTCCGCGTGGTGGCGCCGGCCACCGCGGGCATGTGCTTGAGCGCCGCGTAGACGCGCGGGGCGGCGCGCGCATCCACGCGCAGGAAGGCGCCCGAGAGCGAGGCGTCCTCGCGCAGCAGCCGGTGCAGCGCGTCCGCGCTCATGTAGGCCGAGAGCCCGAGCAGCTCGTCGGCGAGGGCAGCCACCCGCACGGTCCGCACCGGGCGCTCGCCCTCGAGCACCTCGACCGTGAGCGCATCGCCGGGCCCCACGCCCAGGATCTCGGCGAGCTTCGTGGTGAGGACCACGCCGGCGGGCGGCACCGGCACGGCGGCCAGGTCCGCCGCGATGATCCTGCGCAGCTCGCCCCCGGGTTCGAGCCCGAACACCGGGATGCGCCGCTCGACGTGTCCGTGGCGCAGGCGCGCCGCCACCACGCGGAAGGGCTCGGCGCGCCGCACGCCGGGCAAGGCGGCCAGCTCGTAGCGGGCGCGCACGGGGCGCGGGTCGTGGAAGAGCACGGTGAGGTCCTCGCGCTGCACGAGCCGGAACTGCACGTTGCCCAGGTACTCGATCGCGTCGACGAAGAAGCGCCCGACGATCAGGATCGCGACGGCGAGCGCGATCCCGAGCACCGAGAGCGCCGCGCGTCCGGGCCGGCGGGCGAGGTTGCGCCAGATCATGCGCACCGAGGCGGGCAGGCGCGCCGCGGCTCCGCTGCGTTCGAGCCAGCCCGGCCGGAAGCGCGCCGGCGCCTCGGGGCGCATCGCCTCGGCGGCCGGCAGCCGCAGCACGCGCCGCACGGCGCTCCCGGCGCCGCCGATCGCCGCCAGCGCCGAGACGCCGACCGCGATCGCGATCACGCTGGCGCCCGGCGCGTAGCGCAGGAGCGGGAAGCGGTAGAACTGGCCGTAGAGGCGGTTGATCTCGGCGGCCCACCAGAGGCCGAGGAGCACGCCGCACACGGAGCCCAGCGCCACCCACGCGCCCGCGAAGGCGAGGTAGTGCGCGCCGATCCGCGCCGGCCGGTAGCCGAAGGCCTTCAGCACCGCGATCTGCTCGCGCTGGGTGGCGACCAGGCGCGAGAGCACGATGTGGAGCAGGAAGGCCGCGACGCCCAGGAAGATCGCGGGCAGCACGGTGCCGAAGACCCGGTTCTGGCGGATCTCGTCGGAGAGGAAGCGGTGCGAGACCTGGTCGTCGCGCCCGTAGGCGCCAAGCCCGCCCCAGCGCTCGAGGAGCCGGTCGAGGCGCGCGATCACCTCCTCCTCGCTCGCGCCCGGCAGGAGCCGCAGCGCCACGTCGTCGAAGGCGCCCTCCATCTCGAAGGCGGGTCCGAGCGCGTCACGGCTCATCCAGAGCACGCCGAAGCGGCGGTTGTCGGGAAACAGGTTGGTGCCGAGGAGCTCGTAGACGTACTCGGGCGAGAGCCCGATCCCGACGATGCGCAGGGCCTGCCAGCGCCCGTCGAGCACCGCGCCGATCCGGTCGCCGGGCGCGAGCCCGTTGGCCTCGGCGAAGGCCTCGCTCGCGATCACCTCGTCGCGGCGCCCGGGCTCGAGCCAGCGGCCGCGGCGCAGGTAGACGTCGTTCAGCACGGGCGTGTGTCGCTCCGGCACGGAGACCAGGCGCCCCGTGGCGGGCTCGGGCAGGCCCGGCACGTCGAGCGTCACCTCCGCCACCACCCGGGTCTCGACCGCCGCGACGCCGGGGATCGCCGCGATCTCGCCGCGCAGTGCCTCGGGCGCGCGCACGAGCTGCGCGAAGACGTCGGCGAAGCGGTAGCGCGCGTAGTAGTCGGCCCGCGAGGCCAGCAGCGACTCGTAGCCGACCCGCGTCGTCACGACGGTGGCGACGCCGCAGGCCACCACGAGCGCGATCGCGAGCCCCTGGCCGCGCAGGATCCAGAGGTCCCGCCAGAGCTTGCGGTCGAGGGCCTTCACCGCGCCCTCACCAGGCGAGCGCGGCCGGCGCGAGCCGCTCGGTGTTGCGGCGCGCCTCGACGATGCGCCCGCTGCGCATGCGGATCACGCGGTCCGCCATGCCGGCGATCGCGGCGTTGTGGGTGATCACCGCGGTCGTCGTGCCGAGCTCGCGGTTCGCGTGGGCGAGCACCTCGAGCACGCGCACGCCGGTCTCGAAGTCGAGGGCGCCCGTCGGCTCGTCGCAGAGCAGGACGTCCGGGCGCTTGGCCACCGCGCGGGCGATCGCCACGCGCTGCTGCTCGCCGCCCGAGAGCTGGGCCGGGAAGTGGTCGGCGCGCGCTTCGAGGCCGACCAGCGCCAGCGCCTCGCCCGGGTCGATCGGCCGCTCGGCGATCTCGGTCACGAGCGCCACGTTCTCGCGCGCGGTCAGGCTCGGGATCAGGTTGTAGAACTGGAACACGAAGCCCACGTGCTCGCGGCGGTAGGCCGTCAGCGCCTGCTCGTCGTCGGCGGTGAGCTCGTGGTCGAGGAAGCGCACGCGGCCGCGGGTCGGGACGTCGAGGCCGCCCAGGATGTTGAGCAGGGTCGACTTGCCGCTGCCCGAAGGGCCCAGGATCACCACCAGCTCGCCGCGCGCGAGCTCGAGGTCCACGTCGCGCAGCGCGTGCACCTCCACCTCGCCGACCCGGTAGACCTTGGCGAGGCCCTCGGCGTGGAAGACGACCTCGGGCTCCATCGCCCGGCCAGTATACCGGCCGGTGCCCTGCCCTCGTGGCCGGGAGCGCCTAGAGCTTGCGCACCTTCTCGCGGTGGTTCCGGACCTTCTTGGTCGCGTTGCGGGTGTCGAAGACGCGCTGGGCCCGGTCCACCACGCGCTGGTAGTCGACCGCCTCGTGGTCGGTGACGATCACGACGAGGTCGGTTGCGGCGAGCGTGGCGTCGTCGAGGTCCACGCTCTTCAGCACGTGCGCGCCGACGTGGAACTCGGGGACGTGGGGGTCGTGGTAGTCGAGGAGGGCGCCCTTGCGGAGCAGGCCCTCGGCCACCTCGATGGCCGGCGACTCGCGCATGTCCGACACGTTCGGCTTGTAGGCCACGCCGAGCAGCAGGATGCGCGAGCCGTTCACGGCGATGCGGTCCTCGTTCAGGATGTCGCCCGCGCGGCGCACGACGTGGGTCGGCATCTGGGTGTTGATCTCGGTCGCGAGCTCGATGAAGCGCGCCGGGAAGTTCAGCGCCTTCATCTTCCAGGAGAGATAGGTCGGGTCGATCGGGATGCAGTGGCCACCGAGGCCCGGGCCGGGCAGGAACTTCATGTAGCCGTAGGGCTTGGTGGCGGCGGCCTCGATCACCTCCCAGACGTCGAGGCCGAGGCGGTCGCACATCAGCGCCACCTCGTTGGCGAGGCCGATGTTGATGGCGCGGAAGGTGTTCTCGAGGAGCTTCACCATCTCCGCGGCCTGCGAGGACGACACCGGCACGACCGTCTCGAAGACCGGCTGGAAGACCTTCACCGCGAGCTCGGTGCACAGCGGCGTCTCGCCCCCCACCACCTTCGGGACGTTCTTCACCTTGAACTGCTTGTTGGCGGGGTCGATGCGCTCGGGCGCGAAGGCGAGCCCGAAGTCCTTGCCGACCGTGAGGCCCGAGGCCTCGAGCAGGGGCAGGAAGAGCTCGTGGGTGGTGCCCGGGTAGGTGGTGCTGCCGAGGATCACGAGCTGCCCGCCGCGCAGGCGCTTGCGGATCTCCTCCACGGCCGACGCCATGAACGAGAAGTCGGGGTCCTTGGTCTTGGTGAGCGGCGTGGGCACGCAGACGTTGATCACGTCGCAGCCGGCCAGCTCGCTCATGTCGGTGGTGGCGTGCAGGCGGCCGCTCTCGCGCATGGCCGCGACGTCGGCCTGCGGGACGTCCTCGATGTAGGAGCGCGACTCCTGGATCGCGCGGGCCTTCTCGGCGTCGAGCTCGAAGCCGGTCACCGGGAAGCCCACCTTCGCGAACTCGACCGCGAGCGGCAGCCCCACGTAGCCGAGCCCCATGACACCGATCCGCGCCTCGCGGCCCTCGATCCGGGCCCCCAGGTCCCCCAGTCTCGTCATCCTCGGTTCTCCTGCGGGCGTCGCTCGCCCGCGGCGAAGTAGCTCGCGAAGTAGCCGTAGCCGGACCAGAGCGTCAGCACGGTCGCGGCCACCAGGAAGGCCAGCCCCACCGTGTGTGCCGGCAGGCCCCATTGCGGGGTCGGGAAGAGCAGCGCCCCGATCGCGATGTTCTGCAGCAGCGTCTTGAGCTTCCCCGGCCAGCCTGCCGCCATGATGTGGCCGTCGGCCTGGGCGAAGCCCCGCAGGCCCGTGACCGCCAGCTCGCGCCCGATGATCACCACGACCATCGGGGTCCCCCAGACCGGGATCCGCCCCGCCGCGAGCAGCACGATCAGGGCCGTCGCGGCGAGCAGCTTGTCGGCCAGGGGGTCGAGGAGCTTACCGATGCGGGTGACCTGCTGCCCGCGCCGGGCCAGCCAGCCGTCGAGCAGGTCGGTCACGGCGGCCACGATGAAGATCCAGGCCAGGACCTGGGAGCCGAGGCGGCCGGCGGCGAGCGGGGGGAAGAGGAGCAGGACGGGGACCGCGCAGGTCCGCAGGATCGTGATGGTGTTGGGGAGGTTCCAGAGCCGCTCGGCCGGGGGGGCGGCCGGCGCCCGGACCGAGCTCGGCTCATCGAGGGAAGTCGCCATCGTAGCGGCGATAGTACTGGAGGACGCGCTCGACGTATTGCCGCGTCTCCTGGTAGGGCGGGATCCCGCCGTACTGGTCCACCGCGCCCGGCCCGGCGTTGTAGGCCGCCAGCGCCTGCTTCCAGTCGCCGTAGCGGTCGAGCATCGCCCGCAGGTAGCGGGTGCCGCCGGTGACGTTCTCCTCGGCGCTGAAGGCGTCCTCGACCCCCAGGTCCGCGGCGGTCGCCGGCATGAGCTGCATCAGGCCCTGGGCGCCCTTGCTCGAGACGGCGTGGCGCTGGAAGTTCGACTCGGTCTTGACGACGGCCTTGACGAGGGCCGCGGGGACCCCGTGGCGCAGGGCAGCCCGCTCGATCAGGGCGTCGTAGGAGCTCGGCTCGGGGCGGCCCTCGGGGAGCCGGAGCGAGCTCATGGCGTAGCGGATCTCGCGCCGGCCGAGCCCCAGGATCGAGGAGCGGCGGGTGATGATGCTGATGCCCTTGCCGCTGCCGTGGATCGTCGGGCGGTACTTCGCGTAGCTGCGGCTGGTCGGGGAGTCGGTCAGGTGGACCACGCCCTGGTCGTCGACGAAGCGGTAGACTTCGGCCGGCGCGCTCCCAGCCGCCAGCAAGGCGGCGGCGAGCGCCCATGCGACGAGCCCCGGGTTCCTCGATCGTGCCGGCAAGCCTGCTTCCCCTCCCTCCGGGGAACCGTTCTTGGCAGGTCGAGGCCTCATCGGGCGACCCGGAGCCCGGCCTTAGCCCTGCGATAGACTCGGCGGGCCCCGCCATGTCGGAACGTCACGACTTCGACTTCCTGGTCCTCGGCAGCGGCCTGTCCGGTCTGTTCTTCGCGCTCCGGGTCGCCGACCAGGGGCGGGTCGCGATCGTGACCAAGCGCAGCGCCGACGAGTCGGCCACCGCCCAGGCCCAGGGCGGGATCGCCGCCGTGCTCGGCTCCGACGACAGCTTCGAGGAGCACCTGCGCGACACGCTCGTGGCGGGCGCCGGCCTGTGTCACGACGACGTGGTCCAGCATGTCGTCGAGCGCGCGCCGGCGGCGATCGAGGCGCTCGTGCGCCTCGGCGTGCGCTTCGACCCGGCGGCGCCGGGCGCCCCGAGCGGCGGGGGCTACGCCCTCGGCCGCGAGGGCGGGCACACGCGGCGCCGCATCCTCCACCACCGCGACGCCACCGGCCGCGAGCTCGAGCGCGCGCTCCTCGAGCGCGCCCGCGCGCACCCCCAGATCGGCTTCTTCGAGGACCACCTGGCCGTCGACCTGATCACGGCCCGGCGCTCCGGCGCGCCGGGCCCCGAACGCTGCCTCGGCGCCTACGTGCTCGACCGCACGAGCCAGCTCGTGCACCGCTTCCTCGCGCCGATCACGCTGCTCGCGACCGGCGGCGCCGGCAAGGTCTACCTCTACACCTCGAACCCCGACGTGGCCTCGGGCGACGGCGTGGCGATGGCGTATCGCGCGGGCGCCACCGTCGCCAACATGGAGTTCATGCAGTTCCACCCGACCTGCCTCTTCCACCCGCACGCGAAGTCCTTCCTGGTGACCGAGGCGGTGCGCGGCGAGGGCGGCATCCTGCGCACCCGCAGCGGGGAGGCCTTCATGCCCCGCTACCACGAGATGGCCGACCTGGCGCCCCGCGACGTCGTGGCGCGCGCCATCGACGCCGAGCTCAAGCGCTCGGGCGCCGAGCACGTGCTGCTCGACATCACCCACCGCGATCCCGCCTTCGTGCGCGAGCGCTTCCCGAACGTGCATCGCCGCTGCCTCGAGTTCGGGATCGACATGACGCGCCAGCCGATCCCGGTGGTGCCCGCGGCGCACTACACCTGCGGCGGCGTGCGCACGGACCTGCGCGGCGAGACCGACCTGCGCAACCTCTTCGCCGCCGGCGAGGCGGCCTGCACAGGTCTGCACGGCGCGAACCGGCTCGCCTCGAACTCGCTCCTCGAGTGCGCGGTCTTCGCCGACGCCGCCGCGCGCGAGAGCCTGAAGCGGGTGGGCGAGGCCCCGGCGCCCGAGAGCGTCCCGGCCTGGCAGGCGCACTGGGTCCGCGACAGCGACGAGGCGGTCATGATCACCCAGAACTGGGAAGAGGTGCGCCGCTTCATGTGGAACTACGTGGGCATCGTGCGCAGCAAGAAGCGCCTCGAGCGCGCGCGCCACCGGCTGGCGCTGCTCCAGGACGAGATCGACGACTACTACTGGAACTTCCGGGTGACCCCGGACCTGATCGAGCTGCGCAACCTGGCGCTGGTCGCCTCGCTCGTGATC from Deltaproteobacteria bacterium harbors:
- the nadB gene encoding L-aspartate oxidase codes for the protein MSERHDFDFLVLGSGLSGLFFALRVADQGRVAIVTKRSADESATAQAQGGIAAVLGSDDSFEEHLRDTLVAGAGLCHDDVVQHVVERAPAAIEALVRLGVRFDPAAPGAPSGGGYALGREGGHTRRRILHHRDATGRELERALLERARAHPQIGFFEDHLAVDLITARRSGAPGPERCLGAYVLDRTSQLVHRFLAPITLLATGGAGKVYLYTSNPDVASGDGVAMAYRAGATVANMEFMQFHPTCLFHPHAKSFLVTEAVRGEGGILRTRSGEAFMPRYHEMADLAPRDVVARAIDAELKRSGAEHVLLDITHRDPAFVRERFPNVHRRCLEFGIDMTRQPIPVVPAAHYTCGGVRTDLRGETDLRNLFAAGEAACTGLHGANRLASNSLLECAVFADAAARESLKRVGEAPAPESVPAWQAHWVRDSDEAVMITQNWEEVRRFMWNYVGIVRSKKRLERARHRLALLQDEIDDYYWNFRVTPDLIELRNLALVASLVIECADWRKESRGLHYNLDHPETDDARFRVDTLVRKAVGAGPRVDAPGA
- a CDS encoding ABC transporter permease, whose translation is MKALDRKLWRDLWILRGQGLAIALVVACGVATVVTTRVGYESLLASRADYYARYRFADVFAQLVRAPEALRGEIAAIPGVAAVETRVVAEVTLDVPGLPEPATGRLVSVPERHTPVLNDVYLRRGRWLEPGRRDEVIASEAFAEANGLAPGDRIGAVLDGRWQALRIVGIGLSPEYVYELLGTNLFPDNRRFGVLWMSRDALGPAFEMEGAFDDVALRLLPGASEEEVIARLDRLLERWGGLGAYGRDDQVSHRFLSDEIRQNRVFGTVLPAIFLGVAAFLLHIVLSRLVATQREQIAVLKAFGYRPARIGAHYLAFAGAWVALGSVCGVLLGLWWAAEINRLYGQFYRFPLLRYAPGASVIAIAVGVSALAAIGGAGSAVRRVLRLPAAEAMRPEAPARFRPGWLERSGAAARLPASVRMIWRNLARRPGRAALSVLGIALAVAILIVGRFFVDAIEYLGNVQFRLVQREDLTVLFHDPRPVRARYELAALPGVRRAEPFRVVAARLRHGHVERRIPVFGLEPGGELRRIIAADLAAVPVPPAGVVLTTKLAEILGVGPGDALTVEVLEGERPVRTVRVAALADELLGLSAYMSADALHRLLREDASLSGAFLRVDARAAPRVYAALKHMPAVAGATTRSAALQGFEDTLARSLGVFTTVLVTFAAVIAAAMVYNAARIALSERSRELASLRVLGFTRREVALLLLGEQALLTVAAIPLGFWIGYRLCAALAASYQWELFRMPLVVSERTFAFALLVVALAALASGLAVRLRLDRIDLVEVLKTRE
- a CDS encoding ABC transporter ATP-binding protein; protein product: MEPEVVFHAEGLAKVYRVGEVEVHALRDVDLELARGELVVILGPSGSGKSTLLNILGGLDVPTRGRVRFLDHELTADDEQALTAYRREHVGFVFQFYNLIPSLTARENVALVTEIAERPIDPGEALALVGLEARADHFPAQLSGGEQQRVAIARAVAKRPDVLLCDEPTGALDFETGVRVLEVLAHANRELGTTTAVITHNAAIAGMADRVIRMRSGRIVEARRNTERLAPAALAW
- a CDS encoding DUF5615 family PIN-like protein, giving the protein MLDQGLPRSTVERLSERGIETVHAADVGLAAAPDASILSFAREEGRVVVTLDADFHALLVRSGEGAPSVIRLRIDRATAELVTELVVLVLDRCREDLENGAMVSTNGARVRVRRLVGTR
- a CDS encoding nucleotide sugar dehydrogenase, with translation MTRLGDLGARIEGREARIGVMGLGYVGLPLAVEFAKVGFPVTGFELDAEKARAIQESRSYIEDVPQADVAAMRESGRLHATTDMSELAGCDVINVCVPTPLTKTKDPDFSFMASAVEEIRKRLRGGQLVILGSTTYPGTTHELFLPLLEASGLTVGKDFGLAFAPERIDPANKQFKVKNVPKVVGGETPLCTELAVKVFQPVFETVVPVSSSQAAEMVKLLENTFRAINIGLANEVALMCDRLGLDVWEVIEAAATKPYGYMKFLPGPGLGGHCIPIDPTYLSWKMKALNFPARFIELATEINTQMPTHVVRRAGDILNEDRIAVNGSRILLLGVAYKPNVSDMRESPAIEVAEGLLRKGALLDYHDPHVPEFHVGAHVLKSVDLDDATLAATDLVVIVTDHEAVDYQRVVDRAQRVFDTRNATKKVRNHREKVRKL
- a CDS encoding DUF433 domain-containing protein, whose translation is MTRFERITSDPERMNGQPCIRSLRLTVRRVLEALAIYPDREALRREYPELEDEDIRQALAYAAAALDDRLLDLPRSA
- a CDS encoding lytic transglycosylase domain-containing protein, giving the protein MPARSRNPGLVAWALAAALLAAGSAPAEVYRFVDDQGVVHLTDSPTSRSYAKYRPTIHGSGKGISIITRRSSILGLGRREIRYAMSSLRLPEGRPEPSSYDALIERAALRHGVPAALVKAVVKTESNFQRHAVSSKGAQGLMQLMPATAADLGVEDAFSAEENVTGGTRYLRAMLDRYGDWKQALAAYNAGPGAVDQYGGIPPYQETRQYVERVLQYYRRYDGDFPR
- the pgsA gene encoding CDP-diacylglycerol--glycerol-3-phosphate 3-phosphatidyltransferase, producing MATSLDEPSSVRAPAAPPAERLWNLPNTITILRTCAVPVLLLFPPLAAGRLGSQVLAWIFIVAAVTDLLDGWLARRGQQVTRIGKLLDPLADKLLAATALIVLLAAGRIPVWGTPMVVVIIGRELAVTGLRGFAQADGHIMAAGWPGKLKTLLQNIAIGALLFPTPQWGLPAHTVGLAFLVAATVLTLWSGYGYFASYFAAGERRPQENRG
- a CDS encoding HlyD family efflux transporter periplasmic adaptor subunit, encoding MAAAALGIYWLWRPQPIAVDVAAARRGPLEVTVDEEGETRVRERYVVAAPTAGRLLRIALEEGDPVAAGAVVARIEPAPLGPRDLAAAQARLEAAQASESAAAARVELAEAALAQAQRDAARAERLHRAGTLSDDAREQARLAETSAAREHEEARYAADAARHEVEAARALLIAAGGGTAASGDGSGAGVPCAGDTPCVAARAPVAGEVLRVLEESERIVAPGTPLVEIGDPHALEIVSDLLSRDAVRVSPGDRVRIEDWGGPGALEARVRRVEPSGFTKISALGVEEQRVNVISDLLRPEPRLGDGYRVEVRIVVWEAPDVLQVPASALFRAGEEWAVFVVEQGRARERLVEAGEQGAFQTGIRGGLAEGETVILHPSDRLHDGTRVAPHPTTAPIAPTAPTPPAPPAAPAAPGAPRP